The segment CAGCTAAGCTCTTAGTGCCCAGTCCTCCTAGTTTTTTTTGAACTGCATACTCTAATCCAGTTTACTGGACAGTGGCCCCTCCTTGCATCATCTGCCCCTTTCCATAAGAAGTTTCTTCTAATTCTATCTATACGCTTAATAGCCCATTTGGAGGGTGAGAATGCTGTCATCAATGCAGATTCATCACATCTAATTTATTATACCTCCGTATGATACTTGATTCCAATCCGATTGTTGTCCTGAAGGCTGCTAGTATCCTCTGGACGGCTGTGAGGTCTTGCTGTGTGGGTTTATCAAAAAGTGATGCGTCATCTGCATATAAGCTGGTTCTTATCCGGATTGGGTTGGATCCATTTGGGGATAGGATTCCTTGTTCAGTTGCCTTCTCAAATATTTTACGAATTGGGTCAATTGCTAGGATGAAGAGCATCGGTGAGAGTGGATCCCCCTGCCTAAGTCCTCATTGGTGCCATATGGGTGATCCTAGCAAACAATTGAGGATGATCCGAGATGAGGTGGATGACCAGATTAAGCAAATGAGGTCCTGCCAGCATTGTTCAAATCCTAACCTATGTAGAATTCCAACATATAATCCCACCTGATACTGTCAAAGGCCTTGCTAACGTCCAGTTTGGCGTTTTCAAGCGGTGGAAATGGTTGACAGTACCTGTTGCACCATACTGAAAATTATCTAGGATGCTCCTTCCTTTGATAAAGATGGTCTGGCTATGTGAGACCATATTGTTAAGATCCGGAGACAATTGGTTTGCCAACAGTTATCCCATTATTTTGGCCATGCTGTGCATAAGACTTATCAGTCTATAGTCAGCAGCTGTTATGACTCCTTTCTTCAGTATTAGGATGACATTTGCTGAATTGAGAAGGTTCCAGTGTGAAGCTCTGAGGTTGTATAGTTGGTGGATGGCTTACATCAAGTCGTGCTTGACAATTTGCCAACATGTTTTATAGAACAGACCTGTGAAGCCATCGAGGCCTGAGGCTTTTTTAGGCTGCACCTAAAAAATCACCTTCTTAACTTCTTCTGTGTATGTTCAAACTCTCCCAGTTCGTGTGAAGTCGTGCTTGACAATTTGCCAACTGCTCCAGATCGTGTCTTTGTATGTTCAAACTCTCCCAGTTCAATGTGTTCATCCTTGGTGGGTTTGTGTAGTATTGTAGCAGGATGTGTGCCTTGTCTTGGTGTGCTGTAGAAGTTTTGTCCCCCATTTTTCGTGTGGGAGTGTAGAAGTTCACATTTTCAGATTTCATCTAATTTTTTTACTGCAATTTGGATCGAAAGTTTGTGAATTTCATTAATTTCAGCTGTGGAAGATATTTTTATCAAATCCAAATCCAAATTGCTGAATCAATCTAGCTACTGAACTGTTGGTTGTAGTTCATTTCATATGCTACTGTTTGTTCATATGTAGTAGGTGCAATCAGTAACTACTAAATATTGTTTCTTGTAGTTTCATGTGCTACCGATTGTTCATATTTAAGTAATAGAGCAATCAATCTAACATTGAATCTTGTCATTTGGGGTATGGTTCATACATTCCCATGGATTAGTAAGCTCTAGGCGCAACCCATATAACTTTTGAATTTGTGGATTGCAGGTTGGCTCGTTATCGTTGGTTTTCATGATAACTAGTTGTTTCCATTAGGATGTGAACAATGCCCCATTCTAATAAATTTGTAAAGTTTCTTTTATGAAATTATGAATGACAAAAGTGGAAATGGTAGAGAATTGCATTTATTGCTTAAAAATGAATGTAAATGACACATGTAATGCCTAAAAAAAGCTGAATTTGAAAAATATGCCTTGTCAACTGAACATGAAGGCCGCTAGATCATTTAATGTCTAGTTTATTGAGCTTGTTGACTTCTTTATACCATAATTGACTTATGTTGCCTTATGTCATGCAGTGCTATCCGCGAACAGTGAGACACAAACTATAATCAAAGGGATAAAGCATGGAGCCTGTGATTATATGGTAAAGCCAGTGCGCCTCGAACAGCTTAGGGGCATATGGACACATGTGGTGAAGAATAGGAAGTTTCCATCTGGGGATGGTGATAATGTTGAGAAGGTTGGAGCAAACCACGCCAAGAAGTATTCAAGGAAAAACAAAAAGGCTGTGGATGTTGCTGATGAGGACAATGAGAGCACATCAACCCAGAAGAAGCAAAGGGTCCAGTGGTGTGGTGAACTACACCGGAAGTTTGTAGAAGCTGTCAATCAGATTGGCATGGACAGTAAGTTCTCACATTTCATGGCTTTATCTATCAATAATTCTTATGTTAAATCTGTTTCTCTTGACAAATATTTTGTTGCTGTAAATGCAGGGGCTGTTCCTAAGAAGATATTAGAAGTCATGAATGTGGAAGGCCTAACTAAACAGAATGTCGCCAGTCATCTGCAGGTTTTGTTTCTACTCTTATGCTCAATCATTATGCTTGTGTTCCCATCCACTATACTATTGTTAAAGATATTTCGATAGAACTTGTTTCTGCACCATTTCCATCTCAAACTCAATATTGTGTTTATGTCAATGGAATTTGTGTGTCTGACACTTCAACAATTCAACTGGAGCACATGTCTGCCACACACAAAGCTCTACTAGCATACACACATGTATTGAGTTTGGTATGTTATACACATTTACACTTCTGGAGTTAGTTTTTTCTCTCCTGAATTTCTTTTGCCTCACCCCATGATTAAAAGCTCACTTCACTCATTTTATggccttctcttttttttcttaacaAAATGTACTTGTCTATTTTGTgatttcagaagtaccgaaTCTTTCTCAGAAAGCTCAGGGAGGGCACACTTAAGAATTCTAATCCATTTGCTGATGAAACTGAAGCATTGCGGAGAAACATGAGCCTCCCATCCTTCATTGGCTCTCCAAGCTCAAGCAACCATTGTGCAAAAATGAATTCCTCATCTGCAATTGGAACGCAAGCTTCGCTGCACACAGGGTCAGTTCAGGTCATGAGCTCTCAGAAAAACCTGGGCATTCCTCAATCAAACATGGAACCAGTTGGCCACTGTGTCAACCTGCCCAAAGATGGTGTGCCTATGGCAGTGCAGGATATCAGCAGATTCATCTCTTCTGGCAAGTCCTACGCACCTGTATCGAGTGGATGGCTGCCAGGTGCAAGCCAGTGCTTTCCTTCTGGTCCTTCTGGAAGCTCCTTTGCAAATAGTTCAAATGGTGTGGTGTTGAACGCAAGCAAACCTTTCTTTGTTGATATATCTGGGGGTTCATTTGCAAATATCTCAAATGACAGTCCACCATTGACCTCGAACATGTCCTTTTCTTTGTCTCGTTCCTGCAGCTCCTATGCGAGTATATTGCCTGGCAAGATTTTGGGGTCAAGCAGAGGTATTCCTTTTGAAGACATATCAGATGGTGAGATATTGGCTCCTCCTGGTCATTTACCATTGCAGTCTCCTGACTTGGTGAACCAGCCTTCGATTCAGTTTCAATCATGTTCTGCTGGCAAATTTAACCAGGTTGCCAGCGAAGCTCACCAAATTGCAGGACCTAGCAACTCCTCGAAAGCTGCTGTGCCGTCAAGGTTTTCTGATCTTGGTCATAATGTTGGAACATCTGAAGATCCTTCACAGGGTAACATTTTCAAGATCAACCAGTTGTCAAGATTTGCAGGCTCCTCTGGACAGATTTCAACTTTCAGAAATGAGTATAAGAGGAAAATTGCAGGAATCATGGGAAACACTGTACCAATGGTAGGTTTCAGAGAGCAGGTGGCAACATCTAGTTTTGGAAACAACACACACTCTACAGCGATGCCGATTGGCAATTCTGCTTTGGCTAGTTCTTCAAGCACGAGACCTGACCTTCAGATAGACAACAATTCTGCCATGCCGACCCAGGTGCTGAATGGCGATGGTGCAAGTGACAACCTCCATGTAGGTAGCACTATTCAGCAAGCTGTTAGTGACCAAGTGAATAACATCAATGAATTCGTCGTGGGAACAAGTGAGGCACAGAATGAGGAGAGCGATGACTGGGATGATCTCCTTGCTTACTTTAATCAAGTAAGATACTTTCTCCACTTTTTTATGCATAAAATCTGTCTGTCTTGATTTTCACTTAATTCATTCCACATTTTTGTGCAAAAGTAAATTAACACATGAAGAATTTACCTAACTGATGTTGGTTTAATTACTTCTAGTTGTTAGTACTTAGCGCATTGCTCATCAATCATCATGCTTGTTCATGCATAACTCGACCATAAGGCATGTTAAATTGCTagcttattattattttttttgaaacggcCGGCAGGAGCTCTGCCCGGCATATATTAATAGAGAAGTAGAGTAAGTTTATAACAAAAGGAAAATTCAAAAAGAAGGGAAAAACATAAAGTCAAAGGAGCTCCCCTAGAGGACTACTCGAGAGGTAAGATCTCCTTGAGCCTCTTGGCACCTGCCAGACACCAGGTCCTCGCTTCCTCCTTGATTTTTGAAATTAGGCTTTCCGAAGTAGAATGACGTCTTTGAAAAATCCTATTATTGCGTTCCTTCCAGAGCTCCCAAGCCACCAGGATTGTCAATGACCGGATGGCTTTAAAAGGCATGCCCTCAGCCTTTCTGACCGCTCTCCACCAAATGCTCACAGATTCAAAGGAAGCCCAGCCTGAAGGGTTAGGGAACTGTCCCTCGATCCAAGTCCTTACTGCAGACCAAACTCTTTGGCAGTATTGACAATGTGCAAGCAAGTGTACCACTGATTCATCTGTGCTATGACAAAGTGGACAAAACCGTTGGTTTGGCCAACCTCTTCTAGCCAAGCGATCTGCTGTCCAAAGACGATCTTGGATAGCCAACCAAGCAAAAAACTTACATTTTGCTGGTGCCCAGGGCTTCCAAATTAGAGTATCTAGTTCAGTGTTTATCGATCCATGAAATTGAGCCATGTAAGCTGATTTTGTTGAATAATCACCACTGGTGTTTAGCATCCATTCAATATGGTCAGATGTGTTCACATTGAGGTGTATATGCTGTAGACGATCCCaaagggagacaaattgtgtcaACTTCTGATGTGTGTTGATCGCTGGAATGTTTATGTCTTGCACCCATGAATTGCCCTGCAGCGCCTGCTGTACtgttttgttcttcttcttgcttgctgAAAAAATGTCTGGAGCTATGTCTTTTGGTGATGCGCCATCCAGCCATGCCGAATGCCAAAAAAGAGCCTTGGCACCATTCCCAAGAGTAACCTTTGTTGCTGCATTGAAGAGTTGTCGATCAGTTTCATCACAGGGTACATCCATTCCTACCCATGGTTTATTTTCAGAGCGCCAACCATGCCACAGCCAGCGCAGGCGAAGCGCTCTTGCAAACCTGTAGAGGTCGAGGATACTCAGCCCTCCGAGCTTGGTAGGGCGGTTACAACGCTTCCAATTTACCTTGCATTTGCCACCTGAAATTTGATGAGCCCCGACCCAAAGGAAGCGGCGTCTTTTGCAGTCAAGTTTCTTGAGTATGTCCTTTGGAGGGTTGAGAGCAGTTAGGAAATAGATAGGCTGTGAGGAGAGGACAGATTTCACAAGAGTGTTGCGTCCTGCAAGGTTGAGTAGTCTCCCTTGCCAATGTGCTAGGCGGCCTGCTGCCTTGTCTAAAAGCGATTGACAGTCTACTTTCTTCAAGCGGCTGAGAGTGAGGGGCAAACCAAGATATTTGAAAGGGAAGCCTACAATAGCCGCTGGAAAGTCAGCAAGAACCGCTCGAACGTCGATATTACTACATCTGATCGGCGCAACCAAACTCTTGATAAGGTTGGTCACAAGGCCAGTCACCTGGCCAAAGTGGTGAAGGATTTCCTTAAGTGCAGCAACATCATTTGCAGTTGGTGATAAGAAGATGACAGCATCATCCGCATAGAGGGAGGTTCGCAGCCTTGCCCGTCGGCCCCTGAGCTTTGTTAGAATCCCTCGGTCGGTGGCGCGTTCCAAAATGGTTACGAGAGGATCGATGGCCAAGACAAAGAGGAGCGGCGATAGAGGGTCTCCCTGTCGTAGGCCTCGGCCATTTGCTAGCTTATTATAAATTTATTCCTTCTATACTATCTGGCTTTGCATGTGGAATTGATGACTACTGCTTATATGATGTTTATCTAACTGAACTGGTTTTCTTTCAGCAGGATTTCATCAACAATGGTGGTCCTTTCATCGATGGGGACTGGGGGTCTTCCCCTTGACGTCATCTCTGGAAAAGAGATGTTTCTGCAGTGCCCAGCTGCTAACCAATTCATGGTTCCTGCATGTTGTATGCACAAATTTGCACTAGTTGTAGCAGGCTAGCTAGGAGGTGGCCATCTTGGATGGAATCCCCATGTTTCTCTAGTGCAGTCGTGGTTCTCTTTTGAACCAGCTGTAGCTTTTAACCTTTGGGCCTACTTTGGCAACGGAAAGGAAATTTTCCCAGGGAAGATTGCCCACCGGTGGAAATTTTTGGACTTGCTGTTCCCGCTTCTTTCCCAGGGCAGAAAACCATGTGTGGGATAGCTTTCCTGTTGCTATTTGGCAACAAGGTGCCCGCGCAGGGAAGTTGACTTCTGCCAATTGATTTCTGCCAACGTACATGCAAAGCCAACCAAAGTACGTGCTAGCTGAGAGTGACTTGAGCAGAAATACACAGTTCGTCACAAATGGAATCAAGACAAAGTTCATGACTAGAAATACACAGTTTTTTTTTGAACTGGGAATTACTTCTGCCGATGCACATGCAACAAAAAACAATGTCTTAGAAAATCAAGAAAAaacatatttttttaataatataaTGAAATCACCACAGATAAATGCCAACCACATTATTTTCATGCACATGATGCATGAAAAATCACAAGACCAAAATTATTTGACATAGTCCAATACATTGAAAAATTAATTCCAGTGGTAAATTGAACCTAGCTAATCCATTCGTCACCAAATCATAGATCATCTCCATCCAGATATCCAAGACATATATGAAAAAAGGAATTATGGTTCAACTCCATTCATAAGCAGTGTtctcgagaaaaaaaaagaactccTTTGCATAAGCTTATCACATAGACACTGCAACTAGTAAAAACAATCTTCTTCTTTAAATCATGCATTTGCTTCCACACTAGAACCCTGCAGGTAAACAAGGAAAAAATTAGTAGTTAGAGACATACCTAAAGTAAAC is part of the Sorghum bicolor cultivar BTx623 chromosome 10, Sorghum_bicolor_NCBIv3, whole genome shotgun sequence genome and harbors:
- the LOC8067649 gene encoding two-component response regulator ORR25: MAGESTSPGSSSPSGPAAKTGEEMAADTFPAGLRVLAVEHDRVCSKILERQLKYCNYNATMVTNAQTALDMLRERKEYGNQFDLVISNVAMPKPNMDGFKLLELIGLEMDLPVIMLSANSETQTIIKGIKHGACDYMVKPVRLEQLRGIWTHVVKNRKVQWCGELHRKFVEAVNQIGMDRAVPKKILEVMNVEGLTKQNVASHLQKYRIFLRKLREGTLKNSNPFADETEALRRNMSLPSFIGSPSSSNHCAKMNSSSAIGTQASLHTGSVQVMSSQKNLGIPQSNMEPVGHCVNLPKDGVPMAVQDISRFISSGKSYAPVSSGWLPGASQCFPSGPSGSSFANSSNGVVLNASKPFFVDISGGSFANISNDSPPLTSNMSFSLSRSCSSYASILPGKILGSSRGIPFEDISDGEILAPPGHLPLQSPDLVNQPSIQFQSCSAGKFNQVASEAHQIAGPSNSSKAAVPSRFSDLGHNVGTSEDPSQGNIFKINQLSRFAGSSGQISTFRNEYKRKIAGIMGNTVPMVGFREQVATSSFGNNTHSTAMPIGNSALASSSSTRPDLQIDNNSAMPTQVLNGDGASDNLHVGSTIQQAVSDQVNNINEFVVGTSEAQNEESDDWDDLLAYFNQDFINNGGPFIDGDWGSSP